One Polaribacter sp. KT25b DNA segment encodes these proteins:
- a CDS encoding sulfatase-like hydrolase/transferase, producing MKTILYHLFIISSILSCTGVTQIVQAQEKKPNVIFIFSDDQRFNSLSMTGDPIIQTPNIDELAKEGVFFNNAYITSPICGPSRANIFTGQWERRNKIGFTNVSKNLISETTYKNSWLAQLKKAGYSTAFIGKHHTKIGDRNDTPLRKDVDFCYYGNGHLGFYPAKKHKQFANLKNETQVEGMLEATKAFLTQGDAYDYFYKNADASIKNQIKKRDPNEPFSAWINLNLPHASSIGGMGSHETDPEYYKTGYDDVKDKIELPEGYPQNISLPEDVYATKDLMKYYITSKKGKLLNEKLKMTRAIHAIDIMIGNLRSFLKEIGEADNTVIVFCSDNGLFLGEHGLGGKTILYDESVHVPMIVYSPFFTDKTQGKVIDDLVVGQDIPATLLEMCGVNIPTSYQGASVLPLIEKKNVKWRDDIFLENLFTDQGYPRQEGVRSKQYKYIRSFSKLNDRNKYVPNQSSNNNEQPIYEELFDIIKDPKEQNNLVGNKDYIKVLNEYRERCKTLVSELN from the coding sequence ATGAAAACAATTTTATATCATCTATTTATTATTTCTTCTATTTTGTCATGTACTGGAGTAACACAAATTGTGCAAGCGCAAGAGAAGAAACCTAATGTTATTTTTATCTTTTCTGATGATCAAAGATTCAATTCTTTGAGTATGACTGGAGATCCTATTATTCAAACTCCAAATATTGATGAATTAGCTAAAGAAGGAGTCTTTTTTAACAATGCTTATATTACTAGCCCTATTTGTGGCCCAAGTAGAGCAAATATATTTACAGGACAATGGGAACGAAGAAATAAAATTGGATTTACGAATGTTTCTAAAAATCTTATTTCTGAAACTACCTATAAAAATAGCTGGCTGGCGCAATTAAAAAAAGCAGGATACTCAACCGCTTTTATAGGAAAACATCACACAAAAATAGGAGATAGAAATGATACGCCTTTAAGAAAAGATGTAGATTTTTGTTACTATGGAAATGGTCATTTAGGGTTTTATCCAGCAAAAAAACATAAACAGTTTGCAAACCTTAAAAACGAAACACAAGTTGAAGGAATGTTAGAGGCAACTAAGGCTTTTTTAACACAAGGAGATGCTTATGATTATTTTTATAAAAATGCTGATGCCTCTATTAAAAATCAAATTAAGAAAAGAGACCCTAACGAACCTTTTTCTGCATGGATTAACTTAAATCTACCTCATGCTTCTAGTATTGGCGGAATGGGTTCACATGAAACAGACCCAGAATATTACAAAACAGGATATGATGATGTAAAAGATAAAATTGAATTACCAGAAGGATATCCTCAAAACATTAGTTTGCCTGAAGATGTTTATGCCACCAAAGATTTAATGAAATACTACATTACATCTAAAAAGGGTAAATTACTAAATGAGAAACTAAAAATGACCAGAGCAATTCATGCTATAGATATCATGATAGGAAATTTACGTTCATTTTTAAAGGAAATTGGCGAAGCGGATAATACCGTTATTGTATTTTGTTCAGACAATGGTTTGTTTTTAGGTGAACACGGATTAGGTGGTAAAACTATTTTGTACGATGAATCTGTACACGTTCCTATGATTGTGTATTCTCCTTTTTTTACTGATAAAACACAAGGAAAAGTAATAGATGATTTGGTGGTTGGTCAAGATATTCCTGCTACACTTTTAGAAATGTGTGGTGTAAATATCCCTACATCTTATCAAGGAGCAAGTGTGCTTCCTTTGATAGAAAAGAAGAATGTAAAATGGAGAGATGACATCTTTTTAGAAAACTTATTTACAGACCAAGGATATCCGCGTCAAGAAGGCGTACGAAGTAAACAATACAAATACATTCGTTCTTTTAGTAAATTAAATGACCGAAATAAATATGTTCCAAATCAATCTTCAAATAATAACGAACAACCTATTTACGAGGAATTATTCGATATTATAAAAGACCCAAAAGAACAAAATAATTTAGTAGGTAATAAAGACTACATCAAAGTTTTAAACGAATATAGAGAACGATGTAAAACCCTTGTGTCTGAGCTAAACTAG
- a CDS encoding chitobiase/beta-hexosaminidase C-terminal domain-containing protein, with protein MLSNSFAKDIYVSPKGNDANSGTKNSPYLSFKRAFQEVKKYAGKETVTVWFSAGEYYIDETLTLDSEFSGTTKKPVVFSAIPGEKVVIKGSRQLASLKWKKHKGGIYKTQVPSGLSMDQLFVDDVRQVRARFPNYDYENPLRDGKGYLQVTGGTDKRYDKWFSYDPETFSDKTWSNTETGIVHSFQSHNWGNMQYRLKSINKEESRIYLNEGGWQLQRTHGIGGKKNHASYYFVENIFEELDVPGEWFLDNKTSTLYYYPMQDVKLSDVKIEVPVIADIIQLKGTKEAPVKNIQFKGFHFTQTNYTFMEAYEPVARGDWAVHRGGTIFMEGTENLLIEDCNFEYVGGNGVFMSAYNRNNKVSGCRFVHTGESAVCFVGSPKAVRFYQTWDDRLLHGKNWNAMRENMDLEAGPKTPDYPKECVVENSIMHDFGDVGKQVAGVYISMSHKITASHNTIYNCPRAGICINDGTWGGHLIEFNDIWETVRETGEHGPFNSWGRERQWKGGRGTNEHFIKELTRLDAIDNTILRNNKIANYRKSISAGNWTIDLDDGSSYYEIYNNLNLGSTIKLRDGMGRKVYNNITVSAVPSGWHVWPEHSEDEIYKNIFVIAGTLPGKNTPTKNFIRGVGLSKKVKWSENYDNNTYWNVNYPDNFEMSPNQNMEAWNKEGYDLNAVSANPNFVDPINGNYQVEENSPALKTGFKNFPMDQFGHTMTRILPFGGDFENETIVSLRADIRAGKKSNVYYTTDGSEPTMSSLKYSKPFKINQSTLLSARTFDSNGIPVGFTNEVEFTKVEKVTYPSWLATLLAGKYAEETVVEGKTTKIKKALQKEVNGALLINIADDPDLIDATGGYNFGCYIESLDNKKAKMWLDAGLNKDWVIQKLNKHKISNIAHLQKFLKEYSGQTVKITAVRDYGSKVFEVTIP; from the coding sequence ATGCTTAGTAATTCTTTTGCGAAGGATATTTATGTATCTCCCAAAGGAAATGATGCGAATTCAGGCACAAAAAACAGTCCTTATTTAAGCTTTAAAAGAGCTTTTCAAGAAGTAAAAAAATATGCAGGTAAAGAAACTGTAACCGTATGGTTTTCTGCAGGGGAATATTATATTGATGAAACGCTTACCTTGGATAGCGAATTTTCAGGAACAACAAAAAAACCAGTTGTATTTTCTGCAATTCCAGGAGAAAAGGTTGTTATAAAAGGCTCTCGTCAATTAGCATCTTTAAAATGGAAAAAACACAAAGGAGGGATTTATAAAACTCAAGTTCCAAGTGGATTGTCTATGGATCAATTATTTGTTGATGATGTTCGCCAGGTAAGAGCACGTTTTCCTAATTATGATTACGAAAACCCACTTCGTGACGGAAAAGGATACCTTCAAGTCACAGGTGGTACAGACAAACGATATGATAAATGGTTTTCATACGATCCTGAAACTTTTTCGGATAAAACATGGAGCAATACTGAAACAGGAATTGTGCATAGTTTCCAAAGTCATAACTGGGGAAATATGCAGTACAGACTTAAATCAATCAATAAAGAAGAAAGTAGAATATACCTTAACGAAGGTGGTTGGCAACTACAGAGAACACATGGTATTGGAGGTAAAAAAAATCATGCGTCTTACTATTTCGTAGAAAATATTTTTGAAGAACTAGATGTTCCTGGTGAATGGTTTTTAGACAACAAAACTAGTACGCTTTACTATTATCCGATGCAAGACGTAAAATTAAGTGACGTTAAAATTGAAGTACCCGTTATAGCAGATATTATTCAATTAAAAGGAACTAAAGAAGCACCTGTAAAAAACATTCAGTTTAAAGGATTCCATTTTACACAAACCAATTATACGTTTATGGAGGCTTATGAGCCTGTTGCTCGTGGAGATTGGGCTGTTCACAGAGGTGGAACCATTTTTATGGAAGGTACAGAAAACCTGTTAATTGAAGACTGTAATTTTGAGTATGTAGGAGGAAATGGTGTATTTATGAGTGCTTACAATCGTAACAATAAAGTAAGCGGTTGTCGATTTGTACACACCGGAGAAAGTGCCGTATGTTTTGTTGGTTCTCCTAAAGCAGTTCGTTTTTATCAAACGTGGGATGACAGATTACTTCATGGGAAAAACTGGAATGCGATGCGTGAAAACATGGATTTAGAAGCAGGACCTAAAACACCTGATTACCCAAAAGAATGTGTTGTTGAAAACAGTATTATGCACGATTTTGGTGATGTTGGTAAACAAGTGGCGGGTGTTTACATTTCTATGAGTCATAAAATAACAGCTTCACATAATACCATTTATAACTGTCCGCGTGCAGGAATATGTATCAACGATGGTACTTGGGGAGGACACCTTATTGAATTTAATGATATTTGGGAAACCGTTAGAGAAACAGGAGAACATGGACCTTTTAATTCTTGGGGACGAGAAAGACAATGGAAAGGTGGTAGAGGAACGAATGAGCATTTTATAAAGGAATTGACAAGATTGGATGCTATTGACAACACAATTTTACGAAATAACAAAATAGCCAATTATAGAAAATCTATTAGTGCAGGAAACTGGACGATTGATTTAGATGATGGTTCTAGTTATTACGAAATCTATAACAACTTAAACTTAGGGTCTACCATTAAATTAAGAGATGGTATGGGACGTAAAGTGTATAATAATATTACCGTAAGTGCAGTTCCTTCAGGATGGCATGTATGGCCTGAACATTCAGAAGATGAAATTTATAAAAACATTTTTGTGATTGCTGGTACATTGCCTGGTAAAAATACACCTACTAAAAACTTTATTCGTGGAGTAGGATTGTCTAAAAAAGTTAAATGGAGTGAAAACTATGACAACAACACGTATTGGAACGTTAATTATCCTGATAATTTTGAGATGTCCCCAAATCAGAACATGGAAGCTTGGAATAAAGAAGGATATGATTTAAACGCTGTTTCAGCAAATCCAAATTTTGTAGATCCAATCAACGGAAATTATCAAGTTGAAGAAAATTCTCCTGCATTAAAAACAGGATTTAAAAACTTCCCAATGGATCAGTTCGGTCATACAATGACACGTATATTACCATTTGGAGGTGATTTTGAAAACGAAACTATTGTAAGCTTAAGGGCCGATATTAGAGCAGGAAAAAAATCTAATGTTTATTATACTACAGATGGATCAGAACCGACAATGAGTTCGTTAAAATATTCAAAGCCATTTAAAATTAACCAATCAACATTGTTGAGCGCTAGAACCTTTGATTCAAATGGAATTCCAGTTGGTTTTACAAACGAAGTTGAATTTACAAAAGTTGAAAAAGTTACCTACCCAAGTTGGTTAGCCACTTTACTAGCTGGTAAATATGCAGAAGAAACTGTTGTTGAAGGAAAGACTACCAAAATTAAAAAAGCACTTCAAAAAGAAGTGAATGGAGCTTTGTTAATTAACATTGCAGATGATCCAGATTTAATAGATGCAACAGGTGGATATAATTTTGGTTGTTATATTGAGTCATTAGATAATAAAAAAGCGAAAATGTGGTTGGATGCCGGATTGAACAAAGATTGGGTGATTCAAAAATTAAACAAACATAAAATTTCAAATATTGCACATTTACAAAAGTTCCTAAAAGAATATTCAGGACAAACCGTAAAGATTACTGCCGTAAGAGATTATGGTTCTAAAGTGTTTGAGGTAACCATTCCTTAA
- a CDS encoding right-handed parallel beta-helix repeat-containing protein has translation MKKIITLLLVLCIVPLYALDIHVATNGSDANDGTASKPLLTIKAAQAKLRASGLLGKEACNIVIHEGVYRLITPLQITTADSGSEQFPVVYSAAKNENVVITGAQLITSKWEEFKDGIYRTHVGDLNAIDQLFVDQKRQHMARYPNFNAGFIPTDGDPSVRGKKAGTVPFSGAAPDAWDAKKAAEWKDPTGAILNGMHRGLWGSQHYFVTGKNNKGELVYEGGWQNNRSAPPHKGYRMIENVFEELDVPGEWYHNTKDGWLYYMPEANTNLNNTKIEAVLQIKHLIEVYGDHKLPVAEMVIRKSGNAQKETIVKNYETTNPVKHIQISGIHFTGTKRTLRETIEPLLRSDWCVYRGGAIHMRGTENIVIDHCSFKELGGNAVFVDSYSRNVQIKENIFQNNGSTDVNFVGSFAAVRDPSFSFQHLPPPLDEIDTTIGPKAEDYPADCIVENNLMMLCGRFEKQASGINISMSSRITLRHNTISHTPRAAINICDGTWGGHIIEWNDCFETVLETHDHGAFNSWGRDRYWFRAGPSGPDFRDENGKAMISYYIEKYPNAPLWDAYQTTIIRNNRMQCDHGWDIDLDDGSTNYEIYNNISLSGGIKTREGYHRTVTNNVILGRGYTCNVPYPKPTNDIFERNILWGGTVYKSSNPTLWGGTRNFNFVHNPDSKNVVPAYGAQEQTQDDAESLYGNVLFAGKPQHGDFTVSNKSAALSLGFKNFPMSGFGVTSDKLKNLAMKPKILAPKEIASNVFVKSKLKGFMGAKFKTLETEAELSATGMFDTYGVLLVSVPKNSKLAKMGFKVDDVVIELNSEKIADEKSFVRTMSRLNAKEHNVKVWRHQKPVAFSFTK, from the coding sequence ATGAAAAAAATAATTACCTTATTATTAGTACTGTGCATTGTACCATTATATGCACTAGATATTCATGTAGCAACCAATGGATCGGATGCCAATGATGGAACAGCGTCTAAACCTTTGTTAACTATAAAAGCGGCACAAGCTAAATTAAGAGCTAGTGGACTTTTAGGAAAAGAAGCATGTAACATTGTTATACATGAGGGAGTTTATAGATTAATAACGCCTTTACAAATTACCACTGCAGATAGTGGTAGTGAACAATTTCCTGTTGTTTATTCGGCAGCTAAAAATGAAAACGTAGTTATTACAGGAGCACAATTAATTACTTCTAAATGGGAAGAATTTAAAGATGGTATTTATCGTACCCATGTGGGAGATTTAAATGCAATTGATCAACTTTTTGTAGATCAGAAAAGACAACACATGGCAAGATATCCTAATTTTAATGCTGGTTTTATACCTACAGATGGAGATCCTTCTGTACGTGGAAAAAAAGCAGGAACAGTTCCTTTTTCAGGAGCAGCTCCAGATGCTTGGGATGCTAAAAAAGCAGCTGAATGGAAAGATCCTACCGGAGCAATTCTAAACGGTATGCACAGAGGTTTATGGGGAAGTCAGCATTATTTTGTAACTGGTAAAAACAATAAAGGCGAATTGGTTTACGAAGGGGGTTGGCAAAACAACCGATCTGCTCCACCTCACAAAGGGTATCGAATGATAGAAAACGTTTTTGAAGAATTAGATGTTCCAGGAGAATGGTATCATAATACTAAGGACGGTTGGTTGTATTATATGCCAGAAGCCAATACAAACCTTAACAATACAAAAATTGAAGCTGTCCTTCAAATTAAACACCTTATTGAAGTTTACGGAGATCATAAACTACCTGTTGCAGAAATGGTAATTCGCAAAAGTGGTAATGCACAAAAAGAGACCATTGTTAAAAATTACGAAACTACTAATCCGGTAAAACATATTCAGATTTCTGGTATTCATTTTACAGGTACTAAAAGAACTTTAAGAGAAACCATTGAGCCTTTACTAAGAAGTGATTGGTGTGTATACCGTGGTGGAGCCATTCACATGAGAGGAACAGAAAATATTGTCATCGATCATTGTTCTTTTAAAGAATTGGGAGGAAATGCAGTATTTGTGGATAGTTATAGTCGTAATGTTCAAATAAAAGAAAATATTTTTCAAAATAATGGTTCTACGGATGTGAACTTTGTTGGTTCCTTTGCTGCAGTTCGTGATCCTTCATTTAGTTTTCAACATCTTCCACCACCATTAGATGAAATAGATACTACTATTGGTCCAAAAGCTGAAGATTATCCAGCAGATTGTATTGTTGAAAATAATTTAATGATGCTTTGTGGTCGTTTTGAAAAACAAGCCTCCGGAATTAATATTTCTATGTCATCAAGAATTACACTTCGTCATAATACCATTAGTCACACACCAAGAGCTGCCATTAATATTTGTGATGGAACTTGGGGAGGTCATATCATAGAATGGAACGATTGTTTTGAAACGGTTTTAGAGACTCACGATCATGGCGCTTTTAATTCTTGGGGAAGAGATCGTTATTGGTTTAGAGCTGGACCTTCTGGACCTGACTTTAGAGATGAGAATGGAAAAGCAATGATTAGTTATTATATAGAAAAGTATCCAAATGCTCCTTTGTGGGATGCTTATCAGACCACTATTATTCGTAACAATAGAATGCAATGTGATCATGGTTGGGATATTGATTTGGATGATGGATCTACCAATTATGAGATCTACAATAATATAAGTCTATCTGGAGGTATTAAAACACGTGAAGGATATCATCGTACGGTTACAAATAATGTAATTTTAGGCAGAGGATACACCTGTAATGTACCCTACCCAAAACCAACAAATGATATTTTTGAAAGAAATATTCTATGGGGCGGAACAGTGTACAAATCTAGTAACCCAACGCTTTGGGGAGGAACTAGAAATTTCAATTTCGTTCACAATCCTGATTCTAAAAATGTTGTACCTGCTTATGGTGCACAAGAACAAACACAGGACGATGCTGAAAGTTTGTATGGTAATGTTCTTTTTGCAGGAAAACCTCAACATGGCGACTTTACCGTCTCAAATAAATCAGCAGCATTAAGTCTTGGATTTAAAAACTTTCCGATGTCTGGTTTTGGTGTTACTTCTGATAAATTGAAAAATTTGGCAATGAAACCTAAAATTCTTGCACCTAAAGAAATAGCCTCTAATGTATTTGTGAAGTCAAAGTTGAAAGGGTTCATGGGAGCTAAATTTAAAACACTAGAAACGGAAGCAGAACTTTCTGCAACAGGAATGTTTGACACTTATGGAGTGTTACTGGTTTCTGTTCCTAAGAATAGTAAATTGGCTAAAATGGGATTTAAAGTGGATGATGTTGTGATAGAATTAAATTCAGAAAAAATAGCGGATGAGAAATCTTTTGTAAGAACGATGAGCCGTCTAAATGCTAAAGAACATAATGTTAAAGTATGGAGACATCAAAAACCAGTTGCTTTTTCTTTTACAAAATAA
- a CDS encoding glycoside hydrolase family 95-like protein, whose product MKLKVLFLCIFILFSIPFSSQEKQVDFKVDFESFLSKHDMLWDIVPDKWQTAPYSGNGNIGFLFYQAQESEKNVISLHIGRHDYYDHREAKTKADEMLWIKRSRLPLGHFQLTSKGKITGVDMRLDLWNAELTGTIKTSKGTYSIKGFTHSTNDNIYFETDTTDENVEITWHAEEPIPPVYEVLKSGGGPKGGTWDKMRAVTLEMAPKPTFSEKNGYSFCYQPLFNHRGETTTGYKITGNSSGKQQLITSVHHSYPERNSLEIVTENLEVGEKLIKENSFISSHKKWWHDYYPLSFLTINDAEKESFYWIQMYKLGSASRGNGPILDLMGPWYNRTFWPMVWGDLNVQLIYWTHLTANRMSIGESLPNNIDKYVKNLENNVPASWKNSAAVAALMPQDLIAFNGAKVPDMLAWILNDYWLHCQFAGDDIRMRDKLFPILKKTVNSYLNYIKDNPVDAKDGKIHIKYSWSPEYKPGRGQDINFTLALIRWSCQTLIDIDEKHQINDPLKKEWEHLLTNLVDFQVDENGLMVGKDRPFANPHRHYSHLLAFYPLMVITPEKEADKKLLRTSLDHWLDVTFNSGKKIKAMPVTGYTATGASSMYANLGDAEKAYYYLDFLIKHKNISSTTMYSEGKINPVIESPLSFATSVHDVMLQSWGGKIRVFPASPKKWKDVAFHNLRAQGAFLVSAKKIEGTTEFVSIKSLKGNACNVQVDFENPQFYIDGKSVTINKSEDGSYKVDLKKNESVIITSKEINKTDLSIKELPKSKEEQNLFGYGSKTKRLPGHTYYSSY is encoded by the coding sequence ATGAAGTTAAAAGTTTTATTTCTTTGTATTTTTATTTTATTTTCAATTCCGTTTTCTTCTCAAGAAAAACAAGTTGATTTTAAAGTTGATTTCGAATCATTTTTATCTAAGCATGACATGCTTTGGGATATTGTACCAGACAAATGGCAAACCGCTCCTTATTCAGGTAATGGAAATATTGGTTTTTTATTTTATCAAGCACAAGAATCAGAAAAAAATGTAATATCTCTTCATATTGGACGTCATGATTATTACGATCATAGAGAGGCAAAAACAAAGGCTGATGAAATGCTTTGGATCAAAAGAAGCAGATTGCCTCTTGGTCATTTTCAATTAACATCTAAAGGAAAAATTACAGGAGTTGACATGCGTTTAGATTTGTGGAATGCAGAATTAACAGGTACTATTAAAACCTCTAAAGGAACTTATTCAATTAAAGGTTTTACGCATAGTACAAATGATAATATCTATTTTGAAACAGATACAACTGATGAAAACGTAGAAATAACATGGCACGCAGAAGAACCTATTCCTCCTGTTTATGAAGTCTTAAAAAGTGGCGGAGGTCCAAAAGGTGGCACTTGGGATAAAATGAGAGCAGTAACTTTAGAGATGGCTCCAAAACCAACATTTAGCGAGAAAAACGGCTACTCTTTTTGTTATCAACCTTTATTTAATCATAGAGGAGAAACCACTACAGGTTATAAAATTACAGGGAATTCTTCTGGAAAACAACAATTAATAACGAGCGTTCATCATAGTTATCCAGAACGAAATTCGCTAGAGATCGTTACTGAAAATTTAGAAGTAGGAGAGAAGCTTATTAAAGAAAATAGCTTTATTTCATCACATAAAAAATGGTGGCATGACTATTATCCATTGAGTTTTTTAACCATTAATGATGCAGAAAAAGAATCTTTCTATTGGATACAAATGTATAAACTAGGATCTGCCTCTAGAGGAAATGGACCTATTTTAGATTTAATGGGACCTTGGTATAATAGAACTTTTTGGCCAATGGTTTGGGGAGATTTAAATGTGCAACTCATCTATTGGACGCATTTAACAGCCAATAGAATGTCTATTGGAGAATCTTTACCCAATAACATTGATAAATATGTAAAAAACCTAGAAAATAATGTACCTGCAAGTTGGAAAAACAGTGCTGCCGTTGCTGCTTTAATGCCGCAAGATCTTATTGCTTTTAACGGAGCAAAAGTACCAGATATGTTAGCATGGATCTTAAACGATTATTGGTTGCATTGCCAATTTGCTGGTGATGATATTCGTATGCGAGATAAACTATTTCCTATCTTGAAAAAAACGGTAAATAGTTATTTAAATTATATAAAAGACAATCCTGTTGATGCCAAAGACGGCAAAATTCATATTAAATATAGTTGGTCGCCAGAATATAAACCAGGTCGTGGTCAAGATATTAATTTTACGTTGGCTTTAATTCGTTGGAGCTGTCAAACATTAATCGATATTGATGAAAAGCATCAAATAAACGACCCTCTTAAAAAAGAATGGGAGCATTTACTAACTAATTTGGTTGATTTTCAAGTTGATGAAAATGGATTGATGGTTGGAAAAGACAGACCTTTTGCAAATCCGCACAGACATTATTCCCATTTATTAGCATTTTATCCTTTAATGGTAATTACACCAGAAAAAGAAGCTGATAAAAAATTGCTACGTACATCTTTAGATCATTGGTTGGATGTTACGTTTAATAGTGGCAAAAAGATTAAGGCCATGCCAGTTACAGGTTATACAGCAACAGGAGCCTCTTCTATGTATGCAAATTTAGGTGATGCTGAGAAAGCGTATTATTATCTTGATTTTTTAATCAAACATAAAAACATTTCATCTACAACCATGTATTCCGAAGGAAAAATTAATCCGGTTATTGAAAGTCCGTTATCTTTTGCAACTAGTGTACACGATGTGATGCTTCAAAGTTGGGGCGGAAAAATACGCGTATTTCCTGCTAGTCCGAAAAAATGGAAAGATGTGGCGTTTCACAACTTAAGAGCACAAGGCGCATTTTTGGTGAGTGCTAAAAAAATTGAAGGAACTACCGAATTTGTATCCATAAAAAGTTTAAAAGGAAACGCATGTAACGTTCAAGTAGATTTTGAAAATCCGCAGTTTTATATCGACGGAAAATCTGTTACTATTAATAAATCCGAAGATGGTTCTTATAAAGTTGATCTAAAGAAAAATGAATCGGTTATTATTACTTCCAAAGAAATAAACAAAACAGATTTAAGCATAAAAGAGTTACCAAAATCTAAAGAAGAGCAGAATCTTTTTGGGTATGGTAGCAAAACAAAAAGATTACCTGGTCATACATATTACAGTTCTTATTAA
- a CDS encoding arylsulfatase, producing the protein MYKSIIAVVFLILSQNILTQKKADTSRPNIIFIYADDMGIGDVSHTTGKAATPNIDRLAAEGIRFTDAHTSSSVCTPSRYSLLTGRYNWRTTLSKGVIHKPTAKPLLKKGETTVANLLKQADYHTAMVGKWHLGIGWELLPNYKKEKWQIGGGWDIDYTKPAITPTSNGFDYFYGIAASLDMPPYVYIENEKVTELPSVMNDPKIRSRKGPSAPSFKSGECLQVFAEKSVDYINERAGENEPFFLYLPLTSPHTPIVPSEKWRGKSELGPYGDFLMETDWVVGEVLKALDKHHLTENTIVLFSTDNGCSPAAKIPALKKKGHSPSGNLRGNKADIYEGGHRVPFIIRWPEVIEAGTQTDRLTCMTDFIATCSDITGIELDETSGVDAISFLSTLKKPTITNREDIISHSINGSFSIRKGNWKLALCPGSGGWSAPRAGKTPEGSPSLQLFDLSNDIAETTNLYDKYPEKVEELTKLLQSYVDKGRSTPGKLQQNDREVNIYAEDVAK; encoded by the coding sequence ATGTACAAATCTATAATTGCAGTTGTTTTTTTAATTTTGAGTCAAAATATACTAACACAAAAAAAGGCTGACACAAGTCGTCCTAATATCATTTTTATTTATGCCGATGATATGGGAATAGGTGATGTTTCTCATACAACAGGGAAAGCTGCAACACCAAACATAGATCGTTTGGCAGCAGAAGGCATTCGTTTTACAGATGCACATACGTCATCTTCTGTTTGTACACCATCTCGTTATTCACTTTTAACAGGACGTTACAATTGGCGAACAACTTTATCTAAAGGGGTTATCCATAAACCGACTGCGAAACCATTGCTTAAAAAAGGAGAAACAACGGTTGCTAATTTGTTAAAACAAGCAGATTATCATACAGCTATGGTTGGTAAATGGCACTTAGGTATTGGTTGGGAATTGTTACCTAATTATAAAAAAGAGAAATGGCAAATTGGTGGCGGATGGGATATCGATTATACAAAACCAGCCATAACGCCAACAAGTAATGGTTTTGATTACTTCTATGGAATTGCAGCTTCTTTAGATATGCCTCCGTATGTATATATTGAAAATGAAAAGGTGACAGAACTTCCTTCGGTTATGAATGATCCAAAGATACGTTCTAGAAAAGGGCCTTCTGCTCCAAGTTTTAAATCAGGTGAATGTTTACAAGTTTTTGCAGAAAAATCTGTTGATTATATAAACGAGAGAGCTGGAGAAAATGAACCTTTCTTTTTATACTTGCCATTAACGTCTCCTCATACTCCTATTGTTCCTAGTGAAAAATGGAGAGGAAAATCGGAATTAGGACCTTATGGAGATTTTTTAATGGAAACAGATTGGGTTGTAGGAGAAGTTTTAAAAGCACTTGACAAACATCATTTAACCGAAAACACCATTGTTTTATTTTCTACGGATAATGGATGTTCTCCTGCTGCAAAAATTCCTGCTTTAAAAAAGAAAGGACACTCACCTAGCGGAAATTTAAGAGGAAATAAAGCAGATATTTATGAAGGAGGACACCGCGTTCCTTTTATCATTCGTTGGCCAGAAGTTATAGAAGCAGGAACGCAAACAGATAGATTAACATGTATGACTGACTTTATTGCTACTTGTTCTGATATTACAGGGATAGAATTAGATGAAACATCAGGTGTAGACGCCATTTCCTTTTTATCAACATTAAAAAAGCCAACTATAACAAATAGAGAAGACATTATTAGTCATAGTATTAATGGTTCTTTTTCTATCAGAAAAGGAAATTGGAAATTAGCGCTTTGTCCTGGATCTGGTGGTTGGAGTGCGCCAAGAGCTGGTAAAACCCCAGAAGGATCTCCTAGTTTACAATTATTTGATTTGTCTAATGATATTGCAGAGACTACCAATCTATATGATAAATACCCTGAAAAAGTAGAAGAATTAACAAAATTACTTCAATCTTATGTAGATAAAGGAAGAAGTACTCCTGGAAAACTTCAACAAAATGATAGAGAAGTAAATATATATGCAGAAGATGTAGCAAAATAA